GCCTATAAAACGGTTAATTTATTCCAAGTTGTCAAAGCATGGAAAAAGAGATCGCAAAAGCATACGAATTCGTAACCAATTCCAACGAAATCGTCGTCCTTACAGGGGCGGGAATCTCGGCTGAAAGCGGTATCCCCACATACAGGGGAGAAGAAGGGCTCTGGAGGAATTACGACCCCCACGAACTTGCAACGCCAGAGGCCTTTTTTAGAAATCCCAAGTTGGTGTGGGAGTGGTATGACTCAAGAAGGGCTATAATGAAAAACGCCAAACCTAATCCTGGCCACTTCGCGATAACCGCTCTTGAGAAGGAAAAAAAGGATTTCACGCTCATAACGCAAAACGTAGACGGTCTTCACTTCGCGGCCGGGACACGAAACGTAATAGAACTTCACGGGAGCCTCTGGGAAATCAAATGCACCGAATGCGAAAAAGTGGAGAAAAACTACCAGGCACCTATTCCGGAACTTCCCCCTAAGTGCGACGCCTGCGACGCGGTAATGAGGCCGAACACCGTGTTGTTCGGAGAAATAATCCCGATGGAGAGAATAGACAGGTGTCTGTTCGCCATAGAGCAGTGCGATCTCCTTCTCATAGTGGGGACCTCGGGAGTGGTCGAACCGGCGGCATCAATGGGGCTCATAGCAAAAAAAAGCGAAAAGCCTGTGGTTGAGATCAACATTGAAAGAACTCCAGGCACGGGTCTCTATGACGTAAGCTTAATGGGCAAAGCGGCTGAAACACTGCCTCTGCTTACAGGGTCTGAAATTTCTCAAAACCGCATGTAAGGAACCTCGATGGGAAGACCAGATTCCGCCGACAGATATGCTGCTCCCAGAAAAAAGAAAAGTCGTCTGAGACATTTGTTCGCTTCAGGTTTTCTGGGGTCATTTCTGATTCTGGCTAATGTCCTCGGTTTCGCGGGATGCGGGGGGGGCGAGGAAAACCTGAAGGAAAATCCACCGGCGCCCACGCCAACC
Above is a window of Candidatus Dadabacteria bacterium DNA encoding:
- a CDS encoding NAD-dependent deacylase → MEKEIAKAYEFVTNSNEIVVLTGAGISAESGIPTYRGEEGLWRNYDPHELATPEAFFRNPKLVWEWYDSRRAIMKNAKPNPGHFAITALEKEKKDFTLITQNVDGLHFAAGTRNVIELHGSLWEIKCTECEKVEKNYQAPIPELPPKCDACDAVMRPNTVLFGEIIPMERIDRCLFAIEQCDLLLIVGTSGVVEPAASMGLIAKKSEKPVVEINIERTPGTGLYDVSLMGKAAETLPLLTGSEISQNRM